From Stenotrophomonas nitritireducens, the proteins below share one genomic window:
- a CDS encoding GlsB/YeaQ/YmgE family stress response membrane protein translates to MSGLFGSDSWLYIILIGFFVGLLGRFFMPGNNRLGCLLTIVLGIAGAVFAGWFGREMGWYSAGQPAGFVGAIIGAIVLLALLRLISGGKKR, encoded by the coding sequence ATGAGCGGATTGTTTGGCAGCGACAGCTGGCTGTACATCATCCTGATCGGTTTCTTCGTCGGCCTGCTGGGGCGCTTCTTCATGCCCGGCAACAACCGCTTGGGCTGCCTGTTGACCATCGTGCTCGGTATCGCCGGTGCGGTATTCGCCGGCTGGTTCGGGCGTGAGATGGGCTGGTATTCGGCAGGGCAGCCGGCCGGCTTCGTCGGCGCCATCATCGGCGCGATAGTGCTGCTGGCGTTGCTGCGCTTGATCAGCGGCGGCAAGAAGCGCTGA
- the murU gene encoding N-acetylmuramate alpha-1-phosphate uridylyltransferase MurU translates to MKALIFAAGLGERMRPLTDHTPKPLLRVAGTPLIEWHLQRLAALGIRDAVVNTSWLAAQFPQTLGDGSRWNLRLHYLYEGPVPLETGGGMHNALPLLGDAPFLAVNGDIWSDFDFAALPREPKGKAHLLMVDNPDHHPRGDFILSADGQLHDNGDVPRLTFAGIGVYRPQLLQDWQAVIGDADGSAETPPRFKLAPLLRAAMANHAVSGQHHQGRWTDVGTPERLQQLDKQLVGAV, encoded by the coding sequence ATGAAGGCCTTGATCTTCGCCGCCGGACTGGGCGAGCGCATGCGCCCGCTTACCGACCACACCCCAAAGCCGCTGCTGCGCGTGGCAGGCACGCCATTGATCGAATGGCATCTGCAGCGCCTGGCTGCGCTCGGCATCCGCGACGCGGTGGTCAATACCAGTTGGTTGGCCGCGCAGTTCCCGCAGACGCTGGGTGACGGCAGCCGCTGGAACCTGCGCCTGCACTATCTGTACGAAGGCCCGGTGCCGTTGGAAACCGGCGGCGGTATGCACAATGCCCTGCCCTTGCTTGGCGATGCGCCCTTCCTGGCGGTCAACGGTGATATCTGGAGCGATTTTGATTTCGCGGCGCTGCCGCGCGAACCGAAGGGCAAGGCGCATCTGCTGATGGTCGACAACCCGGACCATCACCCGCGCGGTGATTTCATCCTGAGCGCCGACGGCCAGCTGCACGACAATGGCGATGTGCCACGTCTGACCTTTGCCGGCATCGGCGTGTACCGGCCGCAGTTGCTGCAGGATTGGCAGGCGGTGATTGGCGATGCGGATGGCAGCGCAGAAACGCCGCCGCGTTTCAAGCTGGCGCCGCTGCTGCGTGCAGCGATGGCCAACCATGCAGTCAGCGGCCAGCATCACCAAGGCCGCTGGACCGACGTAGGCACGCCCGAACGCCTGCAGCAGCTGGACAAGCAGCTTGTGGGAGCGGTGTAA
- a CDS encoding M20 family metallopeptidase, whose product MDSAKIGQFLSDKWDNDIVPQLVDYIRIPNKSPMFDANWVANGYMDQAVNLMESWAKAQNIPGLQVEVLRLEGRTPLIFLEIPATGPETGEDTVLLYGHLDKQPEMTGWDEDLGPWKPVLRDDKLYGRGGADDGYAIFGSLAAVLALQEQGLPHARCVILIEACEESGSYDLPAYVDHLAERIGQPSLVVCLDSGCANYDQLWCTTSLRGLTGGNFTVKVLNEGVHSGDASGVVPSSFRLLRQLLSRIEDEKTGRILLDGLHVDVPAERLEQAKRAADVVDTAIFDKFPLVDGLKPMSEDLTELVLNRTWRPALSVTGIGGMPPLESAGNVLRPETSVKLSLRLPPTANGKACGELLKEALLRDPPNGAHVSLDLEKASTGWNAPAMASWLEKSIDDASQAFFGKPAMYMGEGGSIPFMGMLGEKFPGAQFMITGVLGPHSNAHGPNEFLHIPMGKRVTSCVSKVLFDHHAASLRGETSGSPVADDSGTRHGGHGCC is encoded by the coding sequence ATGGACAGCGCCAAGATCGGCCAATTTCTCAGCGACAAGTGGGACAACGACATCGTCCCGCAACTGGTCGATTACATCCGCATCCCCAACAAGTCGCCGATGTTCGACGCCAACTGGGTCGCCAACGGCTACATGGATCAGGCCGTCAACCTGATGGAAAGCTGGGCCAAGGCGCAGAACATCCCCGGCCTGCAGGTCGAAGTGCTCCGTCTGGAAGGCCGCACGCCGTTGATCTTCCTGGAAATTCCGGCCACCGGCCCGGAAACCGGTGAAGACACCGTGCTGCTCTATGGTCACCTGGACAAACAGCCGGAAATGACCGGCTGGGACGAGGACCTGGGCCCGTGGAAGCCGGTGCTGCGCGATGACAAGCTGTACGGCCGCGGCGGCGCGGACGATGGCTACGCCATCTTCGGCTCGCTGGCAGCGGTATTGGCACTGCAGGAGCAGGGCCTGCCGCATGCGCGCTGCGTGATCCTGATCGAAGCCTGCGAAGAATCCGGCTCCTACGACCTGCCCGCTTACGTCGACCATCTGGCCGAGCGCATCGGCCAGCCGTCGTTGGTGGTCTGCCTGGATTCGGGCTGCGCCAATTACGACCAGCTGTGGTGCACCACCTCGCTGCGCGGCCTGACCGGCGGCAACTTCACCGTCAAGGTACTCAACGAGGGCGTGCACTCCGGTGATGCCTCCGGCGTGGTGCCGTCCAGCTTCCGCCTGCTGCGCCAGCTGCTGTCGCGCATCGAGGACGAGAAGACCGGCCGCATCCTGCTCGACGGCCTGCATGTGGACGTCCCGGCCGAACGCCTGGAACAGGCTAAGCGTGCCGCCGACGTGGTTGATACCGCCATCTTCGACAAGTTCCCGCTGGTCGACGGCCTCAAGCCGATGAGCGAGGACCTGACCGAGCTTGTGCTCAACCGCACCTGGCGCCCGGCCCTGTCGGTCACCGGCATCGGCGGCATGCCGCCGCTGGAATCGGCCGGCAACGTGCTGCGCCCGGAAACCTCGGTGAAGCTGTCGCTGCGCCTGCCGCCGACCGCCAACGGCAAGGCCTGCGGCGAGCTGCTGAAGGAAGCCCTGCTGCGTGACCCGCCGAACGGCGCCCACGTCAGCCTGGATCTGGAAAAGGCGTCCACCGGCTGGAATGCACCGGCGATGGCCTCGTGGCTGGAAAAGTCCATCGACGACGCCAGCCAGGCGTTCTTCGGCAAGCCGGCCATGTACATGGGCGAAGGCGGATCGATCCCGTTCATGGGCATGCTGGGCGAGAAGTTCCCGGGTGCGCAGTTCATGATCACCGGCGTGCTGGGCCCGCATTCCAATGCGCATGGTCCGAACGAGTTCCTGCACATCCCGATGGGCAAGCGCGTGACCTCGTGCGTGTCCAAGGTGCTGTTCGACCACCACGCCGCCAGCCTGCGCGGCGAGACCAGCGGTTCGCCGGTTGCTGACGACAGCGGCACCCGCCACGGCGGCCACGGCTGCTGCTGA
- a CDS encoding GntP family permease → MSFLIVLAALCFLMFVAYRGYSVILFAPVAALGAVLLTDPTLVQPMFTGLFMDKMVGFLKLYFPVFVLGAVFGKLIEVSGFSKSIVSATIKLVGAKRAMLSIVLVCALLTYGGVSLFVVVFAVYPFAAELFRQSNIPKRLIPGTIALGAFTFTMDALPGTPQIQNIIPSAFFGTNSWAAPWLGVIGTVVILILGMSYLEWRRRAAMRNGEGYAGANEELRNEPEPFQGQNLAHPLVAIAPLILVGVANFLLTRWIPGFYGETQSFVPAVIGNPAPVVQEVSKMAAIWAVQGALLLGILSVIAFAWKPVVASFAEGTKSAIGGAMLASMNTASEYGFGAVIAALPGFLVVANALGSIPNPLVNEAVSVTAMAGITGSASGGMSIALAAMADSFIANAQAAGIPMEVLHRVAAMASGGMDTLPHNGAVITVLAVTGLTHRQSYKDIFAITIIKTLAVFAIIGVYYATGLV, encoded by the coding sequence ATGTCGTTTCTGATCGTATTGGCGGCCCTGTGCTTCCTGATGTTTGTCGCCTACCGCGGCTACAGCGTGATCCTGTTCGCACCGGTGGCGGCGCTGGGCGCGGTGCTGCTGACCGACCCCACGCTGGTGCAGCCGATGTTCACCGGCTTGTTCATGGACAAGATGGTCGGCTTCCTGAAGTTGTACTTCCCGGTCTTCGTGCTGGGCGCCGTCTTCGGCAAGCTGATCGAGGTGTCGGGCTTTTCCAAGTCCATCGTCAGCGCCACCATCAAGCTGGTGGGCGCCAAGCGCGCGATGCTGTCGATCGTGCTGGTCTGCGCCCTGCTCACTTACGGCGGCGTATCGCTGTTCGTGGTGGTGTTTGCGGTCTATCCGTTCGCCGCCGAGCTGTTCCGCCAGAGCAACATTCCCAAGCGCCTGATCCCGGGCACCATCGCGCTGGGCGCCTTCACCTTCACCATGGACGCGCTGCCGGGCACCCCGCAGATCCAGAACATCATTCCCTCGGCATTCTTCGGCACCAACAGCTGGGCTGCACCCTGGCTGGGTGTGATCGGCACGGTGGTGATCCTGATCCTGGGCATGAGCTACCTGGAATGGCGCCGCCGTGCGGCCATGCGCAATGGCGAAGGCTATGCCGGTGCCAACGAGGAACTGCGCAACGAACCAGAACCCTTCCAGGGCCAGAACCTGGCGCATCCGCTGGTGGCGATCGCGCCGTTGATCCTGGTGGGCGTGGCCAACTTCCTGCTCACCCGCTGGATCCCCGGCTTCTATGGTGAAACCCAATCCTTCGTGCCGGCGGTGATCGGCAACCCGGCACCGGTGGTGCAGGAAGTATCCAAGATGGCAGCCATCTGGGCCGTACAGGGCGCGTTGCTGCTGGGCATCCTCAGTGTCATCGCCTTCGCCTGGAAGCCGGTGGTCGCCTCGTTCGCCGAGGGCACCAAATCGGCCATCGGCGGCGCCATGCTGGCCTCGATGAACACCGCTTCCGAATATGGTTTCGGCGCGGTGATTGCCGCCCTGCCCGGCTTCCTGGTGGTAGCCAACGCACTGGGTTCCATCCCCAACCCGCTGGTCAACGAAGCGGTTTCGGTCACCGCCATGGCCGGCATCACCGGCTCGGCCTCCGGTGGCATGAGCATCGCGCTGGCCGCCATGGCCGACAGCTTCATCGCCAATGCGCAGGCGGCGGGGATTCCGATGGAAGTGCTGCATCGCGTCGCCGCGATGGCCTCCGGCGGCATGGACACGCTGCCGCATAACGGCGCGGTGATAACCGTGCTTGCGGTAACCGGCCTCACCCACCGCCAGTCCTACAAGGACATCTTCGCCATCACCATCATCAAGACCCTGGCGGTGTTCGCGATCATTGGCGTGTACTACGCCACCGGCCTGGTCTGA
- the purM gene encoding phosphoribosylformylglycinamidine cyclo-ligase — MTSPSTSANSPLTYRDAGVDIDAGNELVERIKPLVKRSFRPEVMGGLGGFGALFDLSNKYREPVLVSGTDGVGTKLKLAQQLGRHDTIGIDLVAMCVNDVLVQGAEPLFFLDYFATGKLDIDTAAAVVGGIANGCTEAGCALIGGETAEMPDMYAPGEYDLAGFTVAGVEKSELKDGSAVAMGDVLIGIASSGPHSNGYSLVRRIYERAGSPAELVLEDGVKLVDALMAPTRLYVKPILSLLKTHGAAVHGMAHVTGGGLTENIIRVVPEGLGLNIDASSWTLPPVFQWLQREGNVADSEMWRTFNCGIGFVLLVPADQVAAINGTLDTLGLAHWQIGEVVAENGAERVHIG, encoded by the coding sequence GTGACCAGCCCCTCGACCTCTGCGAACTCTCCCCTGACCTACCGTGACGCCGGTGTCGACATCGACGCGGGCAACGAACTGGTCGAGCGCATCAAGCCGCTGGTAAAGCGCAGCTTCCGCCCGGAGGTGATGGGCGGACTCGGCGGCTTCGGCGCCTTGTTCGACCTCTCCAACAAGTACCGCGAGCCGGTCCTGGTGTCCGGCACCGACGGCGTCGGCACCAAGCTGAAGCTGGCACAACAGCTGGGCCGGCATGACACGATCGGCATCGATCTGGTCGCCATGTGCGTCAACGACGTGCTGGTGCAGGGCGCCGAGCCGCTGTTCTTCCTGGATTATTTCGCCACCGGCAAGCTGGACATCGACACCGCTGCGGCCGTGGTCGGCGGCATCGCCAATGGCTGCACCGAGGCCGGTTGCGCGCTGATCGGCGGCGAAACCGCTGAAATGCCCGACATGTACGCCCCGGGCGAATACGACCTGGCCGGCTTCACCGTCGCCGGTGTGGAAAAGAGCGAGCTGAAGGACGGCTCGGCCGTTGCCATGGGCGACGTGCTGATCGGCATTGCCTCCTCCGGCCCGCACTCCAACGGGTATTCGCTGGTGCGCCGCATCTATGAACGCGCCGGCAGCCCGGCCGAGCTGGTGCTGGAAGACGGCGTCAAGCTGGTCGATGCGCTGATGGCGCCGACCCGCCTGTACGTCAAGCCGATCCTGTCGCTGCTCAAGACCCACGGCGCGGCCGTGCATGGCATGGCCCACGTCACCGGCGGCGGCCTGACCGAGAACATCATCCGCGTGGTACCCGAAGGCCTGGGCCTGAACATCGACGCCAGCAGCTGGACGCTGCCGCCGGTGTTCCAGTGGCTGCAGCGCGAAGGCAATGTGGCCGACAGCGAGATGTGGCGCACCTTCAACTGCGGCATCGGCTTCGTGCTGCTGGTGCCGGCCGACCAGGTCGCCGCCATCAACGGCACGCTGGATACGCTGGGCCTGGCGCACTGGCAGATTGGTGAAGTGGTGGCTGAAAACGGCGCTGAACGCGTCCACATCGGCTGA
- the hda gene encoding DnaA regulatory inactivator Hda, whose translation MSVPQLPLALRYPPDQRFETFIGAPEGALPQLRAVANGSSKDWIYLVGAGATGKTHLALATCAAALQAGRRPAYLPLQAAGTRLQDALEALEGHDVLALDGLEYVAGRREQEVTLFEFHNRARAADVTVIYTSRLPPDGLGLVLPDLRSRLSQCSRITLEPLDAEGRGAVLRERSVRRGLVMDEATLDWLLTRTGRDLSGLVTLLERLDRESLAAKRRITVPFLKRVLENGPG comes from the coding sequence GTGAGTGTGCCGCAGTTACCGCTGGCCTTGCGTTACCCGCCAGACCAGCGCTTTGAAACGTTCATCGGTGCACCGGAAGGCGCGCTGCCGCAGTTGCGCGCCGTCGCCAATGGCAGCAGCAAGGACTGGATCTATCTGGTTGGCGCGGGCGCCACCGGCAAGACGCATCTTGCCTTGGCCACCTGCGCGGCCGCGTTGCAGGCCGGCCGGCGTCCGGCCTATCTGCCCCTGCAGGCCGCAGGCACCCGCCTGCAGGACGCGCTGGAAGCACTGGAAGGGCACGATGTGCTGGCGCTGGACGGACTGGAATATGTCGCCGGCCGCCGCGAGCAGGAAGTCACCCTGTTCGAATTCCATAACCGCGCCCGCGCCGCCGATGTGACCGTTATCTACACCTCGCGGCTGCCGCCCGATGGCCTGGGCCTGGTGCTGCCCGACCTGCGTTCGCGGCTGTCGCAATGCAGCCGCATCACCCTGGAACCGCTCGATGCCGAAGGCCGTGGCGCGGTGCTGCGTGAGCGCTCGGTGCGCCGTGGGCTGGTGATGGACGAGGCCACCCTGGACTGGCTGCTGACCCGCACTGGTCGCGACCTGAGCGGGCTGGTGACCTTGCTGGAAAGGCTGGACCGCGAATCACTCGCAGCCAAGCGCCGGATCACCGTGCCGTTCCTGAAGCGCGTGCTGGAGAACGGGCCGGGTTGA
- a CDS encoding AI-2E family transporter produces MSTDTAEMEIALFLRRLKWVVLTAFGLWVTWLLAPVLTPFVVALMLAWLGDPLVDRLEASGRSRNTAVVLVFVLMILLVALALLILVPLIQRQIITLVAALPQGQQWLMDTAIPWIEQKTGLEIMAWLDPGRLFDWVRSHWQQAGGVATTFFGYVSRSGFAMVAWVVNLALLPILAYYFLRDWDKLVERVASLIPRNHIEVVSRLARESNDVLGAFIRGQIVVMIALGVVYAAGLSLVGLNLGLLIGLIAGLISFIPYLGATTGVVLAVLAALVQSQGFDLQLLLLVGIVFTVGQLLESYVLTPRIVGDKIGLHPVAVIFAVMAGGQLFGFLGMLLALPAAAVINVLLRYAHQRYRQSELYAGHGPTIVLDPRSIEVPADLSIVSKDVEPK; encoded by the coding sequence ATGAGTACCGATACAGCGGAAATGGAAATCGCGCTGTTTCTACGCCGCCTCAAGTGGGTCGTGCTGACCGCGTTCGGGCTGTGGGTGACCTGGCTGCTGGCACCGGTGCTGACCCCGTTCGTGGTCGCCTTGATGCTGGCCTGGCTGGGCGATCCACTGGTGGACCGGCTGGAAGCCAGCGGGCGCTCGCGCAACACCGCAGTGGTGCTGGTGTTCGTGCTGATGATCCTGCTGGTGGCCTTGGCACTGCTGATCCTGGTGCCGCTGATCCAGCGCCAGATCATCACCCTGGTCGCGGCCCTGCCGCAGGGGCAGCAATGGTTGATGGATACCGCGATCCCGTGGATCGAGCAGAAGACCGGCCTGGAAATCATGGCCTGGCTGGACCCCGGCCGCCTGTTTGACTGGGTGCGCAGCCATTGGCAGCAGGCCGGCGGCGTTGCCACCACCTTCTTCGGCTACGTGTCGCGCTCGGGCTTTGCGATGGTGGCCTGGGTGGTCAACCTGGCCCTGTTGCCGATCCTGGCGTATTACTTCCTGCGCGACTGGGACAAGCTGGTCGAGCGGGTTGCATCCCTGATTCCGCGCAACCATATCGAAGTGGTGTCGCGGCTGGCGCGTGAATCCAACGATGTGCTGGGCGCCTTCATCCGCGGCCAGATCGTGGTGATGATCGCGCTGGGCGTGGTGTATGCGGCCGGCTTGAGCCTGGTGGGCTTGAATCTGGGGTTGTTGATCGGCTTGATTGCCGGCTTGATCAGCTTCATTCCCTACCTGGGCGCAACCACCGGGGTAGTGCTGGCGGTGCTCGCGGCGCTGGTGCAGTCGCAGGGTTTTGACCTGCAGTTGCTGCTGTTGGTGGGCATTGTGTTCACCGTCGGCCAGTTGCTGGAAAGCTATGTGCTGACGCCGCGCATCGTCGGTGACAAAATTGGCCTGCACCCGGTTGCGGTGATTTTTGCGGTAATGGCAGGTGGCCAGTTGTTTGGCTTCCTGGGAATGCTGCTGGCGCTGCCGGCAGCGGCGGTGATCAACGTCCTGCTGCGCTATGCGCACCAGCGTTATCGCCAAAGTGAGTTGTATGCAGGCCACGGGCCGACGATAGTCCTGGACCCGCGCAGCATTGAAGTGCCCGCGGACCTGAGCATCGTGTCGAAGGATGTAGAACCTAAGTGA
- a CDS encoding DUF2238 domain-containing protein, which yields MTAAKKAAFIGVLVVFALTWIKPLWPVEQALHSSLTVLGLLALWWVDRRWPLGNGAFIAICGFILLHCIGARWLYSNIPYDQWAQALFGWSPNAAFGWERNHFDRLIHLLYGICFTPALTELTRRAWPALRLGQAFTLAVMTIMCSSLAYEWLEWGIALALSPEAAEAYNGQQGDIWDAHADMLLATLGSLALWPLLRKSRA from the coding sequence ATGACAGCCGCCAAGAAGGCCGCCTTCATCGGCGTGCTTGTTGTATTCGCGCTTACCTGGATCAAACCGCTATGGCCTGTGGAACAGGCCCTGCACAGCTCGCTGACCGTGCTCGGCCTGCTCGCGCTGTGGTGGGTTGACCGCCGCTGGCCGCTGGGCAATGGCGCCTTCATCGCCATCTGCGGCTTCATCCTGCTGCATTGCATTGGCGCGCGCTGGCTGTATTCCAATATTCCCTATGACCAATGGGCGCAGGCGCTGTTTGGCTGGTCGCCGAACGCCGCCTTCGGCTGGGAACGCAATCACTTCGACCGGCTGATCCATCTGCTGTACGGCATCTGCTTCACTCCGGCGCTGACCGAGCTGACGCGCCGCGCCTGGCCGGCGCTGCGCCTGGGCCAGGCGTTCACGCTGGCGGTGATGACCATCATGTGCAGCAGCCTGGCCTACGAATGGCTGGAATGGGGCATTGCCCTGGCCCTGTCACCGGAAGCGGCCGAGGCCTACAACGGCCAGCAGGGCGACATCTGGGATGCGCATGCCGACATGCTGCTGGCCACCCTCGGCAGCCTGGCGCTGTGGCCGCTGCTGCGGAAATCCCGCGCATGA
- a CDS encoding DUF2066 domain-containing protein, producing MEISMRRSLVTILFLALCLPISLVQAQSSGMRTEGDVAGARSAYEAEVPVNSQSEADRSGGLARALGAVLAKLSGDRSALARPGVAQALRSAKDMVESYDYRQDQSVSASGAPSFRTMLVARFRQDDVDGLVAALGLPVWPQPRPKPVVWMAIDDGSGPRLVGVPQSNAARPLLDRAVERGFKLGLPAGGAAEQALVGAIWRQDTAAIARASARYSPPMQLMGKLYRGKGGGWVADWVFVDNGRELSRWTTNDGDARRAMAGGADGAADALVKRYAKAPAAGAAGVYRIVVSGIRSADDYLRLAATLQSVAVVKSIMPIQASGDRLELDVELMSGLPGFNRMLGRDAALQPVGAVDAEDADASTDQNSGNRRAEYRIR from the coding sequence ATGGAAATTTCAATGCGCCGCAGCCTGGTCACAATCCTGTTTCTGGCGCTCTGTCTGCCCATTTCATTGGTGCAGGCACAGTCGTCCGGCATGCGTACCGAAGGGGACGTCGCCGGCGCCCGTAGTGCCTATGAGGCCGAAGTGCCGGTCAACAGCCAAAGCGAGGCCGACCGCAGCGGCGGGCTGGCGCGCGCGCTGGGCGCGGTGCTGGCCAAGCTGTCGGGCGACCGCAGCGCCCTGGCCCGCCCGGGCGTCGCGCAGGCCCTGCGCAGCGCCAAGGACATGGTCGAGAGCTACGACTACCGCCAGGACCAGAGCGTCAGTGCCAGCGGCGCACCCAGCTTCCGTACCATGCTGGTGGCGCGTTTCCGCCAGGACGACGTGGATGGGCTGGTAGCCGCGTTGGGCTTGCCGGTGTGGCCGCAGCCGCGTCCCAAGCCGGTGGTGTGGATGGCCATCGACGATGGCAGTGGCCCGCGCCTGGTCGGCGTGCCGCAATCCAATGCGGCGCGGCCCTTGCTGGACCGCGCGGTTGAACGCGGCTTCAAGCTGGGCCTGCCCGCCGGCGGCGCGGCCGAACAGGCCCTGGTGGGCGCGATCTGGCGCCAGGACACGGCAGCCATCGCCCGGGCCTCGGCACGTTATTCGCCGCCGATGCAGCTGATGGGTAAGCTGTACCGCGGCAAAGGCGGCGGTTGGGTTGCCGATTGGGTGTTTGTCGACAACGGCCGTGAGCTGTCGCGCTGGACCACCAACGATGGCGATGCGCGGCGGGCGATGGCGGGCGGTGCCGACGGTGCCGCAGATGCGCTGGTGAAGCGCTATGCCAAGGCGCCGGCGGCGGGCGCGGCCGGTGTCTACCGGATCGTGGTCAGCGGCATCCGCAGCGCGGACGACTATCTGCGCCTGGCAGCCACCTTGCAGAGCGTGGCGGTGGTCAAGTCGATCATGCCGATCCAGGCCTCGGGCGACCGTCTGGAGCTGGATGTGGAATTGATGAGCGGCCTGCCTGGCTTCAACCGCATGCTCGGCCGCGATGCCGCCCTGCAGCCGGTGGGTGCGGTGGATGCGGAGGATGCCGATGCATCGACCGATCAGAACAGCGGCAACCGCCGCGCGGAGTACCGCATTCGATGA
- a CDS encoding aminoglycoside phosphotransferase family protein, whose product MNDPASDPLRTEQRRQWAAAALGDPTTSLERASVDAGFRSYWRTTSTRGSHIVMDSPPGLEDVRPWLRMHDLLETHSVRVPQVLAREVDNGFLLLEDLGGPTLARFISDDTADAWFEASFAQLIRLQSIPVPEGMGSFGEALLQRDAGLFEEWFVQRHLGLQLDCGESEQLQLVQRRLMDNALNQPQVLTHRDFMPRNLMPVDGGPAVLDFQDLVSGPIAYDPASLFKDAFLSWPLEKVDTWLARYHAKATAAGLPLRPWPLFLRDADWMGVQRHLKILGIFVRLRDRDGKSHYFQDAPRFIRYLDEVLPRYPELAPLQELFERRFKPAMAAKAAA is encoded by the coding sequence ATGAACGATCCCGCTTCCGATCCACTGCGCACCGAACAACGCCGGCAGTGGGCCGCCGCTGCGCTCGGCGACCCCACCACCTCCCTGGAACGTGCATCGGTCGATGCCGGCTTCCGCAGCTACTGGCGAACCACCAGCACGCGCGGCAGCCATATCGTGATGGATTCGCCGCCGGGCCTGGAGGATGTGCGCCCGTGGCTGCGCATGCACGACCTGCTCGAAACCCACAGCGTACGTGTGCCGCAGGTATTGGCGCGCGAAGTCGACAATGGCTTCCTGCTACTGGAAGACCTGGGCGGCCCCACCCTCGCCCGCTTCATCAGCGATGACACGGCCGATGCGTGGTTCGAGGCCAGCTTCGCGCAGCTGATCCGGCTGCAATCGATTCCCGTGCCCGAGGGTATGGGTTCGTTCGGGGAAGCGCTGCTGCAACGCGACGCCGGCCTGTTTGAAGAATGGTTCGTGCAACGTCACCTCGGCCTGCAGCTGGATTGCGGCGAAAGCGAGCAGCTGCAACTCGTGCAGCGGCGCTTGATGGATAACGCATTGAACCAACCGCAGGTACTGACCCATCGCGATTTCATGCCGCGCAACCTGATGCCGGTCGACGGCGGTCCGGCGGTGCTGGATTTCCAGGACCTGGTCAGCGGCCCGATTGCCTACGACCCCGCCAGTCTGTTCAAGGATGCCTTCCTGAGTTGGCCGCTGGAAAAAGTCGACACCTGGCTTGCCCGCTACCACGCCAAAGCCACCGCTGCGGGCCTGCCGCTGCGGCCATGGCCGCTGTTCCTGCGCGATGCCGACTGGATGGGCGTGCAGCGCCATCTGAAGATCCTCGGCATCTTCGTGCGGCTGCGTGACCGTGACGGCAAGAGCCATTACTTCCAGGACGCACCGCGCTTCATCCGTTACCTGGATGAAGTGCTGCCGCGCTACCCGGAGCTGGCGCCATTGCAGGAATTGTTCGAGCGCCGCTTCAAGCCGGCGATGGCTGCCAAGGCCGCCGCATGA
- a CDS encoding ComEA family DNA-binding protein, with amino-acid sequence MKLFTVTLQSLIFALLLTLTAHAKDKVDINTASAAELNQALVNVGPSKAQAIIEHRQANGPFRSVEELALVKGIGLKTVERNRDLIEARAGVAPAKKAAGTAVAQPVERR; translated from the coding sequence ATGAAGCTTTTTACCGTGACGCTGCAGTCTCTGATTTTCGCATTGTTGCTGACCCTTACGGCGCACGCCAAGGACAAGGTCGACATCAATACCGCCTCCGCGGCGGAGCTGAATCAGGCCCTGGTGAACGTTGGCCCTTCAAAGGCGCAGGCGATCATCGAGCACAGACAAGCCAACGGCCCCTTCAGAAGTGTCGAGGAACTGGCACTGGTGAAAGGAATCGGATTGAAGACGGTCGAAAGGAATCGTGACCTGATCGAAGCAAGGGCCGGAGTTGCCCCTGCCAAGAAAGCTGCCGGGACGGCAGTTGCGCAGCCGGTTGAGAGGCGCTGA